The nucleotide sequence TGAGATGAGCAGGCAAGACGGGTCTGTCAAACAGAATTTTGCATTCAGGGATCGCTTCCTGAAGTTCCGCGACCCCCGCGCTGGTTACTTTTGTTTCATTAACTTCGAGTTGCTTCAGTTTTTTTAATTCAGACAAATGGGTAAGGCCGGCATTGCTGATTTTTGTCTGATACAGGTTCAGAGAATTTAACTCTTTCAGATTATTGAGATGCTCCAGACCAGAATCTGAGATTTGAGTCGCAAACAACCACAGAACTTCCAGTTGGGTTAAATCTTTTAAGTGTACCAGGCATTGATCAGTTAAAGGTACATGTCTGACAAACAGGTGGGTCAACGCCGGAAATTGCTTCAAATGTTGGAAGGCGTCGTCTTCTAAAGGGCAATTTTGGAATTCCAAGTTTTGCAAGTGCTTCAAATTGGTCAATGACTGCAACCCGCTCCCCGAAATTTTGACATTGTAAAATCCGAGTTTGCGTATGTCTTTCAGATGATTGATGAACTTGATCTGGGTGTCAGTAATCTTGTTATTGGTAAAAGAAACTGAGTCTATTTTCTTTTTTGATCCTGATTTGGCATATCCGAATCTGCCGCCCAGGGACCGGATAATTTGTATTGCCTGTGTTTCTGTTATTTCTGAGGGTTCAGCCGCGTATCCTGCCTGAATCAGAATCGCGGAGTTAAGCAATAAACAGGTGGCAACGAAAAGAATTGAAAACCGCATCAGGAGAATCCCTGTTGTGAATATCCAGGTTTTAAGTGGAGGATGTACGTATGGGTATGAGTATGACTATAACCCTGTGCGCAGTCAGAAGCAAATGGATGAGTCAGTGGCAGTATTATTTACTGAGATCAGAGCAACTGCCGTGCTTTGATATCCAGATAGCGACTGATGAGGTTGACCGACAGGTTTTCAGGCAGCGTATCGAGCACGAGCAACCCTGATTTCTGCAATGCGGCAATTTGAGTCGCCTGGGAAGAAACGATCTCAGCCGCGGCGGCGATCTGAAATGCTTCCCGGTCCGTCTCCGGGATTGAATTCATTCGATTTTCAAGGGGAACGTTTCGTAAAAACGCAGACAATACCAGATGCGGCCAGCGCATCATCCGCAAGGCGTTTCCCAAGTATTCCAGATGAACTTCATCCAGCGCATGTGTCAGTACAACGACCAGCGAGCGTTTACGATAGCGCAGTTGCAGTTGTTCGGACATCAGCTGGTAATCGGAAGCCTCATAAATCGGTGTCAGGTCATATACCTGACGAATCAGCTTCTGAATCGAACTGGCACCGCGGATGGGGGGGACCCAGCATTCCACCTTGTTCGAACAGGCCATCAGAGAAACGGTATCCCCCTGCCTGAGTGCGACATAGCTCAACAGAATCGCAGCATTCAACGCACGGTCAAAGTGGGTGACACCTTCGTCGGCATTACACATCGAACGACCACAGTCGAGAAGAAATATGATGTTCTGATTTTTCTCGACCACGTATTCCCGACTGATCAATTCCTGATGACGCGACGTGGCTTTCCAGTCAATGCTGCGAAATTCGTCTCCCCGTCGATATTCACGCAGTCGGTCAAAATCAGTTCCCCGCCCCCGTAGACGCGACAGTTTGATTCCCGCCTCGGCCAGACGATTGCGACGCGCCAGCAGTTCCACCCCGCGCACCGATTGAATGTCGGGATAGATCTTTATTTCCTGGCGAATGTCCCGTTCGTCGTATATGGTCCAAAGCCCGAACCGACTTTTCATCTGTAAAAACACGCGGCGAAAACGGTTTTTCCCGCGATGGTGTGGCTCAACATGGTAGATGCTGAATTGATGCTTATTGGGAAAGAGTTGGATATCAAACGGAAGATCTGTATAATGACAGGGCATGGGTGGTTCATCATGCACATGAATCTTAAGTGGGACTGAGCCACGGTTATTAAACCAGAGCTTAACACTGTTCGAAGCGCCGACACTCAAGACATCGTTCACTTCCCGATGTACTTCGATTGTAAGCAGCGAGGGTGTCAGCACCAGATCAACCAGTGAGAACAGAAATACCAGTAGACAGACTAAAACACCAGCCTGCCCCACTTCCGGCCAGATCGTTCCCAGCGCAAAGGGAAGCATGGCCGCCGCGAACAGATACAACAGCGAGAGGCGGGGCATCATTTGCGGGGAGCCTCAACGCTTTCCAGGATATCCCGAATGACTTCGTCCACTTTCATGCCTTCAATTTCCGCTTCCGGATGCAATCGAATCCGATGACGCAGAATGGGAAGTGACAACTCTTTCACATCATCGGGGACAACAAAATCACGCCCCTGACAGGCGGCCAGAACCCGTGTACTGATCAGTAGATTGACACTCGCCCGGGGACTCGCCCCGACTTCAATGGTATGCCAGCTACGGGTCCGCGATACGATGGATGTAATATATTGAATGATGGAAGGTTCAACAATAATTTCTGCCGCACGCTGCTGAATCGACAGGATGGTTTCCGTGTTCAGCACAGGTTGAATTCCAAAAGTGCTCAGATCCCGGTTGTCTTTCCCGGCAGCATACAGATCCAGGATCGCATTCTCCTGATCTTGTGTCGGATAGTCGACCAGTAACTTGAACATGAAGCGGTCCAGTTGTGCTTCCGGGAGCGGATAAGTCCCTTCCTGTTCCAGAGGGTTCTGCGTTGCGATCGTGAGAAACGGTCTCTGCAGCGGATAGGTTTTTCCGTCAACAGACACCTGTCGTTCCTGCATTGCTTCCAGTAACGCAGACTGCGTCTTGGCTGGCGCCCGGTTGACTTCATCTGCCAGTAGCAGGTTTGTAAACAACGGGCCCTGATTGAAGGTGAATTTCTGCTCATGCATGTCATACACAGAGTGGCCGGTAATATCAGAGGGCATCAGGTCAGGAGTAAACTGGATCCGCCGAAACTCACTGGAAAGCACATGACTGAGCGTATTGACCAGCAGCGTCTTACCCAGGCCAGGAACGCCTTCGATTAAAACATTCCCTTCACAAAATAAAGCGACCAGCACCCCCTCTACCAGGTCTTCCTGCCCCATGAGCACTTTACCCACTTCAGTCATTGATCGCTGGTAATAATCTTCAACTTGTGAAACATCCATGAATGAACCGTAACCCCGATTGTCTGTCTGAAGTAAGTAAATCAATTGTGATCTGGGATCACTCTTCGGGAACTGATGTTCCCTGTGACGTTTATTCTAAAGCGAATCCGGTTCAGATTTCGAGCATCCGGGTCGAGAACTGGCATGTTTTTTCAAATTGCCTGGCGGGAATCGTGAGCAGATCATAAAAAAAGGCCCCCATCAATAATGGAGGCCTTTTCTGTAGTATGATCACGAAACGAAGCTTTAGGCGAATTCAGGGCGACGTCGTCCCAACTGTTCCTTCAGGCGGTTAACGATGCTCGAATGCATCTGGCTGACACGAGATTCTGACAGCCCCAGCGTGCTGCCAATCTCTTTCATAGTCAGTTCTTCATAATAATACAGGATGATAATCAGGCGCTCATTCCGGTTCAGACCTTTGGTTACCAGACGCATCAGATCCCGTTTCTGAATGCTCTTGGTGGGATCTTCCCCTTTGGCATCTTCGAGGATATCCACTTCCCGGACATCTTTGTAGCTGTCTGTTTCATACCATTTTTTATTCAGGCTCACCAGGCCGACCGCATTGGCCTCATTTTTGAGCTTTTCAAATTCCTTGCGGGACAATTGCATTTTCCGGGCAATTTCTTCGTCTGCCGGGGGGCGACCAAATTCCGCTTCGGCCGCTTTTCGGGCTGCTTCCAGCTTGCTGGCTTTACTGCGAACCAGGCGTGGTACCCAGTCCATCGTGCGCAGCTCATCCAGCATGGCTCCACGAATACGGGGCACACAGTATGTCTCAAACTTGACACCCCGCTCCAGGTCGAATGCATTAATTGCATCCATCAGCCCAAATACACCAGCCGAAATCAAGTCGTTCAAATCTACCCCTTCAGGCAGTTTGGCCCAGACTCGTTCTGCATTGTAACGAACCAGGGGAACGTATTGCTCAATGAGCATATTACGCAGGGCCTGGTTGGATTGATCCTGCTTGAACACCTTCCAGATTTCTGCGATTTCTTCACTGGCTTTGATGGCCATTTACTCCTCCGTGATCAACATACAGCCGCTTCATATGGATTAAGATGAAACGATGACTGCTAAAACATTTTATATTTAAGCAAGATTATTTTTCCATTTTTCAAAACTTGCTCGTGCTGATTCTTCAACAACACGAGTAGCAACTTCTCCGAACAACAGACCTAGACCGAAAAATATGACGGCTGCTATGAGTGCGGATTGTGTCGCGCCAATGAAATCAGAATGAGAAATCACTCCTCTTACTGATTCAGTCGCAAAAGCGATTAGCGATAATCGAAATGCATAATGCAGGGCCACGGAATATTCCCGGATAGAGTTTGAAAAACGATTGCGAGAGAAAATTCACTTCGCTCCAAAGGTACCTTCGCTCGTCTATCCTTTAATATCGGCGTCCTGCTCCAGAAAATTTAACCTTTCTCCTACAATTTAATTAACCGTTAAACATTAACATTTGAATCTTCTCCGATGCGTAATTCGATCCTTGAGGTATGTCCATAAGTCTGGAAAATACCTGCTGTTGAAGTACGCGACCACAGACCAGGATCTGCAGTAACTGCGAAAAATATTAATTGTCAAGGGATTTAATAGTGACGTGACTCAAGTAAGGGATTGAAAGGAAACGAGAGAGAGATGAGAGAGTGTTTCCTGTGGTTTCAATCCATTTGCCTGAGGGTGTTTACGCGGCTTCACCCAGCAAACGCTGCCAAAGTCGCGGAAAGTAAGACTCTTGTTTATTTTGTTGTCCAGCAATCTGGTGTCGTTCCAGCAGGTCATGCGCCAGACGGAAAATAGATTCCGCGGCGGGACAATGCGGATGGCTTAATACAAATGGTTTCCGATCATAAACAGATTGAACGACATGCATATCATGTGGGATCTGACCGGCTTGTGCCAGTCCGGTGTGTAAAAACAGTTCCGTTGTTTTTTTAAGTTGCTGGAAGACCTTTTCAGACTGATCGTCTGACGTACATTGATTGATCAAAGCCTGAATTTCCAGCGATTGTATTGTCGAAAGTGATTTGATTGTCGCATAAGCATCAGCAATGGCCGTGGGTTCGGGAGTCGTCACTACCAGGACATCGTCGGCCGTCGTAACAAACTGCCTGATGCTGCGGTGGATGCCAGTTCCATTATCCAGAATCAGATAATCGTGAGTAGCTTCCAGTTCCTGCATCTGTCCCAGCACATCTTTCCGAACCGCTTCCGAACAGTCTGCCAGATCTGTCAGTCCGCTGGCGCCAGTAATGACACTGACTCCCAGGGGACCTTCCAGTTGAATTTCTTTTAAGGAACGGGCTCCGCTGACCACATGTGAAAGATTCCAGTAACCATTTAATCGACACAATAAATCAATATTGCCCAGCGCCAGATTGACATCAATCAGGCAGACCGAAGCTCCGGACTGTGCCAGAGCCAGTGCCAGATTCAATGACAACACCGACTTTCCGACGCCTCCTTTTCCACTACAGACTGCCAGTGTCCTGCAATGGGAGGTTTTGTTCTTTTCAATAATGCCAGGACGTCTCTGCTCCATCAATCCGCGCAGAACCCTGGCCTGATCCCCCTGCGAAGCCACATTAGACTGTGATTCGGGAGGATTGACAGGAGGAACTGCTTCCACCTGCTTCGGGTTCCATTCATTGACGGCTGGAGCCATCGCAACTTCCTTTTATCTGAATCTCGTTTGAAACGAAAATGATCAACGCGATTATGTATTGTTAGAACGAATGATGTAATACGACTTTTTAACGCAGCTGATCCTCACCCAGTATCAGTCGCGCCATCCGGGCGGCATTGGCGGGTTCGATATCATCAGGAACATCCTGACCGGTTGTCAGATATCGCACAGGCAGTTTTACATTTTGACTTAAGGTCAACAGACTGCCCATCACAGGAGCTTCGTCCAACTTGGTCAGAATCATGGAAGTCGGACGGGCCACCTGGAATCGTTGCGCGATCGCTTCAAGTGTTTTTACGCTGGAAGTCATACTCATGACCAGTGAAACTTCATCAATGGGTACTTCACGGAACAGGCGCTCGAGTTCCTGAATTTTCAGATCATCACTGGGACTGCGACCGGCGGTATCAATCAGCACCAGATCCAGTCCGACCATCTCGTCGAGAGCCTGCTGCATTTCTTTCGGTGTGCTGACGACCTTCATGGGCAGATCAATTATTTCAGCATAGGTCCGCAGCTGTTCGACGGCGGCAATCCGATAGGTGTCAACGGTGACCAGTCCCATTTTAATATTATCACGCAGTCGGAAATTAGCTGCCAGTTTTGCAATGGTTGTCGTTTTGCCCACTCCTGTTGGCCCTACCAGTGCGACCACTTTACGATGCCCGGGAACGGGACGAATTGGTACGGAACAGGCTATCTGAGATTCAATCAATGCGGCGAGCAGCGATTTGCTGGCAGCAGAGTCTTTCAGTTGCTCGGGACTCGCATGCTCTTTCAGTCTGGCAATCAGATCGTGGGCAATACGTTCATCCACCTCTGCATCGATCAGATCGGTATAAATATGAAACAGTTCTGAAGGCACGTCAGTAGATCGATGGGAGCGGGTACGGCGATCCAGTGATTCCAGCATCTCCTGAATCGCGTTCAGTTTCTCGGTAAATTCTTCTGTCGGATCAAACTGTTTCTGTGTGGGGGGGAGTTCGCGAGGTGCTGCTTCTTCGAAGCGCTGGCGGAATCGTGGTTGTTCCGGCGACGGGGAGTATGTTGATTCTCGACGAGGAGTCGTTTCGCGTCGGACTGGTAATGTTTCCTGATGTGCTGACACGGACGGAGAGACTGTTTCGCGACGACGATTGTCCGATTGCAGGTTTGATGCCCGGTGCCTTAATACTGAGCCTGCACTGGTGGAACGTTTTTTATTCTGCAATGCGGCTGGTGTCTGTGTTTCAATACCCAGTCCTGCTGTGATTTCATATGCTTCCTGGGTTCTCGACCAGGGCAACAGGCTTTTACGCCCCGGAATCTGGCGCGTCTGCAGGATGACGGCATCACTGCCCATCTCTTCCCTTACCAGCGTCAGTGCTTCCTGCATCGAAGCTGCTTTAAATGTTCGAACATCTGACATATTTGATGTTTCCTCTATTTTATTCCGTTGAGATCGTTTTTATTTATAGGTAATGAATACTGGTCATCAGGAAAACAGTTTATGCAGCTCCTGCCGCAACCTCTTTTTTCAACCGACTGGCTGAAATCTGTCCGATCGCTTCCACATCAGTATCACGGGTAATTTCATTTAGACTCAGTACAATTAACCGGGGAATCATGGGAGAGGTAATCTGTTTCAAACCGGCCCTGATCTGGGGATTGCATAATACAATGGGATGCCCACCTGCTTCGACCAGTGGTTCGATCTGATCTGCGATGGCCTGTGTAATGATTTCTCCCGTCTGGGGTGCCAGCTTAATGACCAGACCATGCTCATTGTAATCTATACCTGACATCAGCACGTCTTCCAGTTCCGGATCAAGCGTGACGACTCTTAACAGTCGCTTGTTATCCCGGTACTGCTGACAGATGGCACGCGCCAGACCGTTGCGAACATACTCTGTCAGAATCATGGGCTCCTTGGTGCGATCTGCATAATCGCCTAATGATTGCAGAATGGTTTCCAGATCGCGAATCGGCACCCGCTCGCGGAGCAGATTGGAAAGCACATGTTGTACCTGGGAGATCTTCAATACATCGGGAATCAGTTCTTCAACGACTTTGGGTGACGACTCTTTCAGATTTTCAATCAGGCCATGGACCTGTTCCCGTGTCAGCAGTTCACTGCTGTGTTCGCGGACCACTTCCGTCAAGTGAGTGATGACGACAGCCGAAGGTTCTACTACGTTATAACCCATCAGTTCCGCACGTTCTTTCTGCCCCAGTTCAATCCACTTGGCAGGACGCCCGAATGCGGGTTCTACAGTATCGATGCCCGGAATATCACCATTCGTCGCGCCCGTATCAATGGCCAGTAAGCCATCGGGATAGATTCCGCCCCAGGCGACAGCGACATCGCGGATCTTAATCTGGTAGTCGCGCTGTCCCAGTCGAATATTGTCGCGAATACGTACTTTGGGAAGAATAATTCCCAGCTCCTGAGCAATCTTGTGTCGGATGCGAGTCACACGGTCAAGGAGATCACCACCAGTCGCAGGATCAGCCAGTCTTAACAGTCCGACTCCCAGTTCCAGTTCCAGGGGATCGACAAACAGATGGTCTTCCGGTTTGGGTTCAGGCTGACTTTGTGTCTGCTGTTGTGTTTCTGCTTTTTGTTTCTTTACCTCAGCAACCTGGAGACCTTTTCTTCGCATCATACCTGTTACGACACATCCGATGGCCAAGGCCAGCATCGGTCCAGCGGGCAACCCGGTAAAAGCCAAAGCAAACAGAAAGGTGGCAGCCAGAAACAGAGCTTCAGGATGCCCTGAAAACTGCTTGACGACATCGCCTGGCAAATTACTGTCGACTGAAGTTCGAGTGACAATTAACCCTGCTGCCAGAGAAATCAGGAAGCCAGGAACCTGTGTGACCAGTCCGTCGCCAATCGTTAGTGTTGTAAATACAGTGGCTGCTTTTGAGAGTTCCATGCCATGGTCGACCATCCCGACATACAAGCCCCCAACGACATTGATCAGGGTGATGATGATACTGGCAATCGAATCGCCACGAACAAACTTGCTGGCACCATCCATGGAACCATAGAAGTCAGCCTGCTCTGTTATTTCACTGCGGCGGGTTTTGGCTTCGTCTGAACTGATTAACCCTGCATTTAAATCGGCGTCGATGGCCATCTGCTTACCGGGCATACTGTCTAAAGCGAAACGGGCAGCGACCTCACTGATTCGGGTCGCACCTTTGGTAATCACCATAAACTGAATCGTAACCAGGATGACAAAGATGATCAGTCCTACAACCAGCTGACCCCCGGCGACAAAGTGACCGAAGGCTTCAATGACCCCTCCGGCGGCAGCCGTCCCATCGGCGGCACCACGTGTTAAAATCAAACGGGTTGATGCCACGTTAAGTACGAGCCGTGCCAGTGTTGTTCCCAACAGAATTGCAGGAAACACGCTGAATTCCAGCGGCCGTTTAACATAAATCGTTGTCATCAAAATCACTACAGAAACGGTGATATTGCAGGACAACAGAAAGTCCATCACGAACGGAGGCAATGGCGCAATGATTACCAGGACTGAACTCACTATGACTAGTGGGAAAATCAGCCCGGTGTTGCGCATGATCGATCCGGATAGACCGGTATTGGACTCCGGTGGCATCCATGCCTCCGTGATTACAGGTTAATGGGGAATTAAGACGTAGAAATGACAGAAAGGTAGTGAAGAGATTTGTTAAGTTTTTGAGATGTGTGAGAGAGAGGCGAGTGATAATGGAATCTGCAAATTCTGTCCAGAGGATTTCTTCATATTTCACTCAAGTTTTTGTTCGCTTAAGCCGAACCCCTCATTTCAAGCCAGCATTTTCTTCACCAGATGCGCTTCTTCGACTCCCGTCAAGCGGAAATCGAGACCTTGGTAAAAATAGGAAAGCTCATGATGATCAATCCCCAGCAGATGTAAGACCGTCGCATGAAAATCGCGGACATGAATTGTGTCGTTCACTGAGTAATATCCCAGTTCGTCAGTTTCTCCTATTGTGACACCAGGCTGAGAACCTCCTCCTGCAACCCACATACTGAAGGCATCAATATGGTGATCTCGTCCGATCAGATCTCGCGGTTCTCCCTGAGGGGTCCTGCCGAATTCGCCTCCCCAGATCACCAGTGTATCTTCTAACAGACCACGCTGCTTCAGGTCTTTCACCAACGCTGCCGATGCGCGGTCCGTCTCCAGACAGCGGGCATCCAGTGATTCTTCCAGGTCTGTGCCTTTATTCCCATGATGGTCCCAGTCGGTATGATAAAGTTGAACAAAGCGGCACCCTTTTTCTATTAACCTGCGCGCCAGTAAACAGTTACGCGCATAAGAGGGAGTTGCCGGGTCAACACCATATAAGTCCAGTGTCTCTTTTGTCTCACCCGAGAGATCCATTAACTCTGGTGCACTGGACTGCATCCGATATGCCATTTCATACGCAGAGATGCGTGTCGAAATCTCAGGATCCCTTGTTTTCTCCAGCCGCAGCGCATTCAATTGATTGACTGTCTCAATAAATTCCGACTGTCGTTTTGCATCAATCCCTGAAGGATTCGATAAATTGAGAATCGGGTCGGCACCATTCAAAAAAGGCACTCCCTGGTAAGTCGTAGGCAGAAAACCACTGCCCCATAACGGAGCACCACCACGCGGACCGCGGGGACCGGACTGCAGTACGACAAAGCCAGGCAGGTTCTGTGATTCGCTGCCGATGCCGTAGGTCACCCAGGCTCCCATACTGGGGCGTCCAAACTGTTGAGTCCCGGTATTCATAAACAGTTTAGCGGGCCCATGATTGAACACATCCGTTTTCATACTCTTCAGAACGGTGATATCATCTGCAATACTCGCCAAATGCGGTACCACATCGGAAAGTTCAGTACCCGATTCGCCATGTTTTCTGAATTTGCGTCGTGTACCCAGCAGCTTTGCATCTTTTTTCAGAAATGCGAACTGTTTGCCTTCGACATAAGACTCCGGAATCACCTGGCCTTCCAGCTCCTGCAGCTTAGGCTTAAAGTCAAACATTTCCAGCTGGCTGGGCCCTCCCGCCATAAACATGTAAATGACATTTTTAGCTTTGGGAGGATGATGAGTTTTACCGAGAGCGGACGTCGCAGCGTGAGTCTGTTGTTCCGACTGCATCAGAGTTGCCAGACCTATGGCCCCAGCTCCCACGGCGCAGTTTTCAAAAAAATGGCGTCGTGTCAGATCCTGTAAACCCAAATCATGAAATCTCATTTGTCTCTCCCTGAAGGTTTCTATTATAAGTAAGAAACATTCATAGCGAAGAAGTTGTTATTCCCGTGTGATAAATTCATCCAGATTCATCAGCACGCGTGCGACGGCGGTCCAGCTGGCAGCTTCGGCTACCTCGATCTCTTTGGGCAAATCGCTGGCAGCAACCTGCTTTGCCAGATGTGGTGACTTATTGAACCAGGTTCTCTGTTCATTCAGGTATTGTGTCAATACTCTCAGTTCTCGATCTGCCGGCGTCCGGGACAGACAGATTTGGAAAGCCTCTCTCAAACGCCCCTCATCATAATCAGGGCCCTCCTGCAGAATCCGTAACGCGAAACCCTGAATCAACTCAAACAGAGACTGGTCATTCGCCAGCGTTAAAGCCTGCAACGGCGTATTTGAACGAACACGGCGGGTACACGTTGTATTACTGTTAGGTGCATCGAAAGTCGGAAGCATCGGGTAGGGACTCGAACGCCAGAAGTAAGTATACATGCCTCGGCGAAAACGATTGGCCCCCTGCTCTTCAGGCCAGCTTTTTTTATTCTGTGTCAGAACATAAATCCCCTCCGGTTGAGGTGGATAGACACTTGGCCCCCCAATGGTCCGCGTCAGCAATCCACTACTGGCCAGAAACAGATCGCGAATGGACTCGGCTTCCATTCGATAACGGTTCTGTCGTGAGAGAAGCAGATTACGGGGATCCTGCTCCTGGTACTCCGGCCTGAAATCAGATGCTTGTCGATAGGTCGCAGATGTCACAATCAGCTTATGAAGCTGTTTCACATCCCAGTCCAGTCGCATGAATTCCGATGCCAGCCAGTCTAGCAGTTGGGGATGAGTTGGCAGAGTGCCTTGAGTACCAAAATCATTTTCGGTCTCTACAATGCCCCTGCCAAAAAAACGCTGCCAGTAGCGGTTGACGGTCACTCGCGCTGTCAGAGGCTGTTCCGGACTGGTGAGCCAGCGGGCAAAATCCAGGCGTGTCGGCTGTTTCACATCCTCAGGAAAAGGAGGCAAGACAGCGGGCACATCCGGTTTGACTGGTGCTCCAGGTGCCAGAAAATTCCCTCTCAGCAGAATGAACGTTTCGCGCGGCTTCGGAAGCTCCTTCATGACCATCGTTGTGACTATGTCTTTTGTGAGTTTGGCCTGTGCTGCTTTCTGTTTCGTCAGTCGCTGATTCAGATCAGCC is from Gimesia maris and encodes:
- a CDS encoding DUF1501 domain-containing protein, with the protein product MRFHDLGLQDLTRRHFFENCAVGAGAIGLATLMQSEQQTHAATSALGKTHHPPKAKNVIYMFMAGGPSQLEMFDFKPKLQELEGQVIPESYVEGKQFAFLKKDAKLLGTRRKFRKHGESGTELSDVVPHLASIADDITVLKSMKTDVFNHGPAKLFMNTGTQQFGRPSMGAWVTYGIGSESQNLPGFVVLQSGPRGPRGGAPLWGSGFLPTTYQGVPFLNGADPILNLSNPSGIDAKRQSEFIETVNQLNALRLEKTRDPEISTRISAYEMAYRMQSSAPELMDLSGETKETLDLYGVDPATPSYARNCLLARRLIEKGCRFVQLYHTDWDHHGNKGTDLEESLDARCLETDRASAALVKDLKQRGLLEDTLVIWGGEFGRTPQGEPRDLIGRDHHIDAFSMWVAGGGSQPGVTIGETDELGYYSVNDTIHVRDFHATVLHLLGIDHHELSYFYQGLDFRLTGVEEAHLVKKMLA
- the flhA gene encoding flagellar biosynthesis protein FlhA — translated: MPPESNTGLSGSIMRNTGLIFPLVIVSSVLVIIAPLPPFVMDFLLSCNITVSVVILMTTIYVKRPLEFSVFPAILLGTTLARLVLNVASTRLILTRGAADGTAAAGGVIEAFGHFVAGGQLVVGLIIFVILVTIQFMVITKGATRISEVAARFALDSMPGKQMAIDADLNAGLISSDEAKTRRSEITEQADFYGSMDGASKFVRGDSIASIIITLINVVGGLYVGMVDHGMELSKAATVFTTLTIGDGLVTQVPGFLISLAAGLIVTRTSVDSNLPGDVVKQFSGHPEALFLAATFLFALAFTGLPAGPMLALAIGCVVTGMMRRKGLQVAEVKKQKAETQQQTQSQPEPKPEDHLFVDPLELELGVGLLRLADPATGGDLLDRVTRIRHKIAQELGIILPKVRIRDNIRLGQRDYQIKIRDVAVAWGGIYPDGLLAIDTGATNGDIPGIDTVEPAFGRPAKWIELGQKERAELMGYNVVEPSAVVITHLTEVVREHSSELLTREQVHGLIENLKESSPKVVEELIPDVLKISQVQHVLSNLLRERVPIRDLETILQSLGDYADRTKEPMILTEYVRNGLARAICQQYRDNKRLLRVVTLDPELEDVLMSGIDYNEHGLVIKLAPQTGEIITQAIADQIEPLVEAGGHPIVLCNPQIRAGLKQITSPMIPRLIVLSLNEITRDTDVEAIGQISASRLKKEVAAGAA
- a CDS encoding FliA/WhiG family RNA polymerase sigma factor translates to MAIKASEEIAEIWKVFKQDQSNQALRNMLIEQYVPLVRYNAERVWAKLPEGVDLNDLISAGVFGLMDAINAFDLERGVKFETYCVPRIRGAMLDELRTMDWVPRLVRSKASKLEAARKAAEAEFGRPPADEEIARKMQLSRKEFEKLKNEANAVGLVSLNKKWYETDSYKDVREVDILEDAKGEDPTKSIQKRDLMRLVTKGLNRNERLIIILYYYEELTMKEIGSTLGLSESRVSQMHSSIVNRLKEQLGRRRPEFA
- a CDS encoding AAA family ATPase is translated as MDVSQVEDYYQRSMTEVGKVLMGQEDLVEGVLVALFCEGNVLIEGVPGLGKTLLVNTLSHVLSSEFRRIQFTPDLMPSDITGHSVYDMHEQKFTFNQGPLFTNLLLADEVNRAPAKTQSALLEAMQERQVSVDGKTYPLQRPFLTIATQNPLEQEGTYPLPEAQLDRFMFKLLVDYPTQDQENAILDLYAAGKDNRDLSTFGIQPVLNTETILSIQQRAAEIIVEPSIIQYITSIVSRTRSWHTIEVGASPRASVNLLISTRVLAACQGRDFVVPDDVKELSLPILRHRIRLHPEAEIEGMKVDEVIRDILESVEAPRK
- a CDS encoding P-loop NTPase, whose translation is MAPAVNEWNPKQVEAVPPVNPPESQSNVASQGDQARVLRGLMEQRRPGIIEKNKTSHCRTLAVCSGKGGVGKSVLSLNLALALAQSGASVCLIDVNLALGNIDLLCRLNGYWNLSHVVSGARSLKEIQLEGPLGVSVITGASGLTDLADCSEAVRKDVLGQMQELEATHDYLILDNGTGIHRSIRQFVTTADDVLVVTTPEPTAIADAYATIKSLSTIQSLEIQALINQCTSDDQSEKVFQQLKKTTELFLHTGLAQAGQIPHDMHVVQSVYDRKPFVLSHPHCPAAESIFRLAHDLLERHQIAGQQNKQESYFPRLWQRLLGEAA
- a CDS encoding DUF58 domain-containing protein codes for the protein MMPRLSLLYLFAAAMLPFALGTIWPEVGQAGVLVCLLVFLFSLVDLVLTPSLLTIEVHREVNDVLSVGASNSVKLWFNNRGSVPLKIHVHDEPPMPCHYTDLPFDIQLFPNKHQFSIYHVEPHHRGKNRFRRVFLQMKSRFGLWTIYDERDIRQEIKIYPDIQSVRGVELLARRNRLAEAGIKLSRLRGRGTDFDRLREYRRGDEFRSIDWKATSRHQELISREYVVEKNQNIIFLLDCGRSMCNADEGVTHFDRALNAAILLSYVALRQGDTVSLMACSNKVECWVPPIRGASSIQKLIRQVYDLTPIYEASDYQLMSEQLQLRYRKRSLVVVLTHALDEVHLEYLGNALRMMRWPHLVLSAFLRNVPLENRMNSIPETDREAFQIAAAAEIVSSQATQIAALQKSGLLVLDTLPENLSVNLISRYLDIKARQLL
- the flhF gene encoding flagellar biosynthesis protein FlhF — its product is MSDVRTFKAASMQEALTLVREEMGSDAVILQTRQIPGRKSLLPWSRTQEAYEITAGLGIETQTPAALQNKKRSTSAGSVLRHRASNLQSDNRRRETVSPSVSAHQETLPVRRETTPRRESTYSPSPEQPRFRQRFEEAAPRELPPTQKQFDPTEEFTEKLNAIQEMLESLDRRTRSHRSTDVPSELFHIYTDLIDAEVDERIAHDLIARLKEHASPEQLKDSAASKSLLAALIESQIACSVPIRPVPGHRKVVALVGPTGVGKTTTIAKLAANFRLRDNIKMGLVTVDTYRIAAVEQLRTYAEIIDLPMKVVSTPKEMQQALDEMVGLDLVLIDTAGRSPSDDLKIQELERLFREVPIDEVSLVMSMTSSVKTLEAIAQRFQVARPTSMILTKLDEAPVMGSLLTLSQNVKLPVRYLTTGQDVPDDIEPANAARMARLILGEDQLR